The following coding sequences are from one Mastomys coucha isolate ucsf_1 unplaced genomic scaffold, UCSF_Mcou_1 pScaffold9, whole genome shotgun sequence window:
- the LOC116085334 gene encoding uncharacterized protein LOC116085334, which produces MQIGSLPPRPSPREAGDGRGGEDGGGDAGRGGGGEALGRGARPAPAPPAGQGEAGRVCSPPRCLLRAGVPRLPVVLMLMLPWMLMLMLPLALMLPAACVRSSLAGILGAPRPARSLGRPAAPPLPPPQILTSPSGARESSLWMLGADKPHSDTGGQPSSPSPSPARRDARWLHGEPRRCTCSSAGPQPTLDQRSPEETNPSAARRASDPARLAPAARGSAPLLPPPPVSQTPASYAAARSGVPRGAPQPARRGSQTPPALLPGRPGLAKKNWRQRRESRTS; this is translated from the coding sequence ATGCAAATCGGCTCCCTGCCCCCACGCCCCTCCCCCCGAGAGGCGGGCGACGGGCGGGGAGGAGAGGACGGGGGAGGGGACGCGGGCCGGGGAGGGGGCGGCGAGGCGCTCGGTAGAGGGGCGAGACCAGCCCCGGCGCCGCCGGCCGGTCAGGGAGAGGCGGGACGAGTCTGCAGCCCGCCTAGGTGCCTCCTGCGCGCCGGGGTCCCTCGGCTGCCAgtggtgctgatgctgatgctgccgtggatgctgatgctgatgctgccGCTGGCGCTGATGCTGCCGGCCGCCTGTGTGCGCTCCAGCCTCGCCGGCATCCTCGGTGCGCCGCGCCCGGCCCGCTCCCTGGGGCGCCCGGCCGCACCGCCGCTGCCCCCACCTCAAATCCTCACGTCACCCTCAGGGGCCCGGGAGAGCAGCCTCTGGATGCTGGGCGCCGACAAGCCGCATTCCGACACAGGGGGCCAACCTAGCAGCCCCTCGCCCAGCCCCGCACGCCGCGATGCACGGTGGTTACACGGCGAGCCCCGGAGGTGCACCTGTTCTTCAGCCGGCCCGCAGCCAACCCTCGATCAACGCTCTCCGGAAGAAACCAATCCTAGCGCAGCGCGGAGGGCGAGCGACCCGGCTCGCCTCGCTCCCGCCGCCCGCGGCTCTGCGCCGCTACTGCCGCCGCCACCCGTGAGTCAAACTCCAGCAAGCTACGCCGCCGCTCGGAGCGGGGTACCGCGGGGCGCACCCCAACCAGCACGCAGAGGATCCCAAACACCCCCGGCGCTGCTGCCGGGTCGACCCGGGCTagcaaaaaaaaattggagacaGCGACGGGAGTCCCGGACGTCTTGA